The Clavelina lepadiformis chromosome 1, kaClaLepa1.1, whole genome shotgun sequence genome segment CGCTGCATAGGCAGGCAGTAGTATTCACCTGTATAATATCACAGTTTGTGTTGGCCCAGTATATCCAATCAAATATTCCAAAATACTGTTTGGCCTAGTGTAACCAATTGTAACATCTACTACCCACTTCAAATTTCCTGATATGGCATTCCGATCGGCAGCTGAAAAGTAATTCAGTCAAAATAGTTGAACTAAAACTGATATGTACTCTGCTTGATATGTCATTTACCATTTGTTTCCTCATTCCAATTGTTCGGGTTGTAGTCAACATCATGGCAACATATACCGAGTGTGTTTATAATAGTTTGTATTGCACCAATTCTTGGCAATGCTACATGTTGTAATATAGGAAAGCCATTCTTTTTGGCATATCTGCATTAAAAAGGAAAATTTAAGAATTTTCACACCAAACAAGACGACCACTTCTAGCTTGTAAATACtttaaattcaaacaaatgtGAAGGCATCAATAAACTCTCCCCAAATAAACTATTGTTGCTATATTAGTTAACCTTTGACTTCCACTTCGTCGTTTTATCAGGAGTCCTCCTTCTGGAAACAAAAGAATCCATTTCCTTTTTCGTTCACAAAAGTTactaataatatttttttccaatAAAGCTGGTTGGTCCTGCATGGGTCTTTCAGGATcgaaacacaaaatttttccaaatcttTTTGCATCAGGTGCCTGATAAGATGCAATAACATACTTGACTATTGGCAAAAGTTTTCTAAACTAGAAAAGCACCAAAAGAATACATTTCTCCACCAAGGCAGCAAATACTAATTATGTGGTATTTATCgtaatgtaaatttttgttcaCCAGAGTCCATTAGAGTATTGCATAGCTAATGTCTACTATGTACATATAATTGACCCTCTAACAATAAAATCAAGTGTAAACCAAgtttcaaatcaaaatatatGCATTGATCTTTTTCTAAATATATCCTTCCATGTTTGACAAGTTATTTTGTATAATTGTTTTGTGTAACATTTGTTCATATTCAAGTTCAATAATGACTTAGTGCAGCTTATATTAAAAAATGGTCgataattatttttgtatatttggTCGGTGTATTAACAGGTGCGATTAATAATAGCTGCGATGCAATATGTTAGGCTACTACTTGTTTTCGGCAGTAAAATTAATGGTTGCAGAAAAAGTGATATATgtctatttttaatttattgcaGATAGGGTGCTCGATAAATGCTacatattttgttgtattgtattgCATATTGTATAGATTGAATGGCTACTATTAATTTGTATTCTGCAACTTACTGTGTATCATTGTTATATCTTCTCCATTACATCCTCAGTtaagaatttttttcttaaattcaATTATTGTTCCTTCTTTGTTTTTCACCAGTGTAAGGAcgttttgttattattttgatttctgTATCAAAACTATATCCCACAGCTGTATTATTTTCTTTGgatttaaagatttttgtgTAAACAAACATGTATAATTCcattattttacttaaaacactATTGGCTAAGAGGTCTAATTATTGCATAAATGTGCAAACTTGTTCATTCATCTTTAGTAGCTTAAAACTGTAATTACCAGGCCAACTTCGCTTTACTCTGAAATAGGCCAATAAATGTGTCTGAAACAtgtcagtttttgttttgtatgtaaataaaataacattattaATATTCCTTCTGTTACTGATTACAGGTTTGGTATGCTACATCAGTTTCGACTTAAGTTatagttaaacaaatttttatagcTATTAAAGAAGCAAAGacgtaaaaaacatttaaatataCATGACTGGTTAAAATTGATGTCATTAAAAGTGAGATGTTTAC includes the following:
- the LOC143466749 gene encoding acyl-CoA:lysophosphatidylglycerol acyltransferase 1-like → MINHQTPNDIFTMFRALQGKNSQFKRSFWIMDWVFQFLHFGCVSKVHGDFFLMQAPDAKRFGKILCFDPERPMQDQPALLEKNIISNFCERKRKWILLFPEGGLLIKRRSGSQRYAKKNGFPILQHVALPRIGAIQTIINTLGICCHDVDYNPNNWNEETNAADRNAISGNLKWVVDVTIGYTRPNSILEYLIGYTGPTQTVILYRVYSAEELISKTAQNEMEKSQHLQSWLNSRFAEKEELLAYFYAFNNFPKLKAFSPQCTTIHVSGLNNKILYSIQCLAILQALLIYYFVLWAAF